The proteins below come from a single Salvelinus fontinalis isolate EN_2023a chromosome 1, ASM2944872v1, whole genome shotgun sequence genomic window:
- the LOC129854287 gene encoding dickkopf-related protein 1-like, whose protein sequence is MPNLSVGRFMAMYLTLFGYLGDAYAGAVLLNYNAIKTLSGVTDTVSPSPRPSSSGNDGQKAVVDTLQPTCTYNAECGADEFCNDIRGACLPCRKTRKRCARDSMCCAGKRCINGVCQASDQDAETAVTTRVENRQNNTMEHYGKRLPLPQGQHSIKGQEGDNCLRSSDCSERLCCARHFWSRICKPVLTEGQVCTHHRRKGSHGLELFQRCDCEDGLSCRMERGEKDPGVSRTAARNLHTCQRR, encoded by the exons ATGCCTAATCTGTCAGTCGGTCGTTTTATGGCCATGTATCTCACGCTGTTTGGATACCTTGGGGATGCTTACGCTGGGGCTGTTTTACTGAACTATAATGCCATCAAGACCTTGTCCGGTGTCACTGACACGGTTAGCCCGAGCCCGCGTCCTTCTTCTTCAGGTAATGACGGACAGAAGGCAGTCGTGGACACTTTGCAG CCTACTTGCACATACAATGCTGAGTGTGGGGCCGATGAATTCTGCAACGATATCCGAGGCGCGTGTCTCCCATGCCGAAAGACCCGGAAGCGGTGCGCCAGAGATTCTATGTGCTGCGCCGGGAAGCGCTGCATCAATG GTGTTTGTCAGGCCAGTGATCAAGATGCTGAAACCGCAGTCACTACCCGTGTTGAGAATAGGCAGAACAACACCATGGAACACTATGGCAAGAGACTGCCTCTGCCCCAAGGTCAACATTCTATAAAAG GTCAGGAAGGTGACAACTGCCTAAGGTCCTCCGACTGCTCTGAGCGTCTGTGCTGTGCACGCCACTTCTGGTCTCGTATCTGTAAGCCGGTGCTGACGGAGGGCCAGGTGTGCACGCATCACCGTAGGAAAGGCAGCCATGGCCTGGAGCTGTTCCAGCGCTGCGACTGTGAAGATGGCCTCTCAtgcagaatggagagaggagagaaagacccCGGAGTCAGCAGGACCGCAGCCCGGAACCTGCACACATGCCAGAGACGCTGA